The Dokdonella koreensis DS-123 genome has a segment encoding these proteins:
- the rbfA gene encoding 30S ribosome-binding factor RbfA, protein MPMADFTRSDRVAVQLRKELSVLVHAAVRDHALPSVSVSDVEVSRELDVANVYVTTLVSAQGPAAVAALKEMAVEFRRTLSRSLRMRRVPELRFRYDDSVDRGERIEALLRDNRPAAPDAPADED, encoded by the coding sequence CTGCCGATGGCCGACTTCACCCGTTCCGATCGCGTCGCCGTGCAGCTCCGCAAGGAGCTGTCGGTGCTCGTCCACGCCGCGGTCCGCGACCACGCCCTGCCGTCGGTCAGCGTCTCCGACGTGGAGGTCAGCCGCGAGCTGGACGTGGCGAACGTCTACGTGACGACGCTGGTTTCCGCGCAGGGACCTGCCGCGGTCGCCGCGCTGAAGGAGATGGCGGTGGAGTTCCGGCGCACGCTGTCGCGAAGCCTGCGCATGCGCCGCGTTCCGGAGCTGCGCTTCCGCTACGACGACTCGGTCGACCGCGGCGAGCGCATCGAGGCCCTGCTGCGTGACAACCGGCCGGCCGCGCCCGACGCGCCGGCGGACGAGGACTGA
- the truB gene encoding tRNA pseudouridine(55) synthase TruB: MGQRDITGIILLDKPQGSTSNQALQRVRRLFGAAKAGHTGSLDPLATGLLPVCFGEATKIAGLLLGSAKAYETECRLGVVTDTDDAQGAVTVERPVPPLVPDAIVRALAELTGRIVQVPPVYSAIKRDGEPLYKLARRGVAVQAPPREVEVRRFELVEQRGESLRLRVECGSGTYVRSLVRDLGERLGCGAHVTVLRRLWVDPFREPRMYDFQTLEAIAAGQGAPALDALLLPLEQGLAAYPQVRVEASEAARLRQGQPARPAMPAAAGAAVALDGQGRAVALVEVSADGWLRATRGLNVGGPGAGPAV, from the coding sequence ATGGGTCAACGCGACATCACCGGCATCATCCTGCTCGACAAGCCGCAGGGATCGACCTCGAACCAGGCCCTGCAGCGGGTGCGACGCCTTTTCGGCGCGGCCAAGGCCGGCCATACCGGCAGTCTCGATCCGCTGGCGACCGGCCTGCTGCCGGTCTGCTTCGGCGAAGCGACCAAGATCGCCGGCCTGCTGCTGGGTTCGGCCAAGGCGTACGAGACCGAGTGCCGGCTCGGTGTCGTGACCGACACCGACGACGCCCAGGGCGCGGTGACCGTCGAGCGGCCGGTGCCGCCGCTGGTGCCGGACGCCATCGTGCGCGCCCTGGCGGAACTGACCGGCCGCATCGTCCAGGTGCCCCCGGTGTACTCGGCGATCAAGCGCGACGGGGAGCCGCTCTACAAGCTGGCCCGCCGCGGCGTCGCGGTCCAGGCCCCGCCGCGCGAGGTGGAGGTGCGGCGATTCGAGCTGGTCGAGCAGCGGGGCGAATCGCTTCGCCTGCGGGTGGAGTGCGGTTCGGGTACCTATGTGCGCAGCCTGGTCCGCGACCTCGGCGAGCGCCTCGGCTGCGGCGCGCACGTGACGGTGCTGCGGCGCCTGTGGGTCGATCCGTTCAGGGAGCCGCGGATGTACGACTTCCAGACGCTGGAAGCCATCGCGGCCGGGCAGGGCGCGCCGGCGCTGGACGCCTTGCTGCTGCCGTTGGAGCAGGGCCTGGCCGCCTACCCGCAGGTCCGCGTGGAGGCGTCCGAAGCGGCTCGCCTGCGCCAGGGCCAGCCGGCGCGGCCGGCGATGCCGGCGGCGGCGGGTGCCGCGGTGGCGCTGGACGGCCAGGGCCGGGCAGTGGCCCTGGTCGAGGTTTCGGCGGATGGCTGGCTGCGTGCCACGCGCGGCCTCAACGTCGGCGGGCCGGGCGCCGGGCCCGCCGTGTGA
- the rpsO gene encoding 30S ribosomal protein S15, whose product MSLTTEQTNQIIADYRRAGNDTGSPEVQVALLSARIDHLSKHFSSHDKDHHSRRGLLKMVNQRRRLLSYLKNKDGDRYKSLIERLGLRR is encoded by the coding sequence ATGTCACTCACCACGGAACAGACCAACCAGATCATTGCCGACTACCGGCGTGCGGGCAACGACACCGGTTCGCCGGAAGTCCAGGTCGCGCTGCTGTCGGCGCGCATCGATCACCTCAGCAAGCACTTCTCCAGCCATGACAAGGACCACCATTCGCGTCGGGGTCTGCTGAAGATGGTGAACCAGCGCCGTCGCCTGCTCAGCTATCTGAAGAACAAGGACGGCGACCGTTACAAGTCGCTTATCGAACGCCTCGGCCTGCGCCGCTAA
- the pnp gene encoding polyribonucleotide nucleotidyltransferase, with amino-acid sequence MAKVSKTFQYGNHQVTLETGEIARQATGAVVVSMSGTVVLVAVVAATKAREGQDFFPLTVDYQEKFYSAGRIPGGFFKREGRPTEKETLTSRLIDRPVRPLFPEEFKNEVQVIANVLSLNPEVDGDIPALIGASAALSLAGIPFKGPIGAARVGYANGQYLLNPTVSELKTSDLDLVVAGTSNAVLMVESEAKLLSEDVMLGAVVFGHQQMQTAIRAIAELAQEAGKPSWDWQPPSRNDAMVAAIKNTLGDSLAQAFQVRDKLQRRDAIAALKKDMLESLKDTAEASGWQSADLAKEFAELEYRTMRDSVLQTKVRIDGRNLDDVRPITVRVGVLPRTHGSALFTRGETQALVTVTLGTTRDAQIIDAPEGESKDPFLFHYNFPPFSVGETGRMAGPKRREIGHGRLAKRGVQAVKPSIEQFPYVLRVVSEITESNGSSSMASVCGSSLAMMDAGVPLKAPVAGIAMGLVKEGSDFVVLSDILGDEDHLGDMDFKVAGTAEGISALQMDIKIDGITEEIMRTALAQAQRGRLHILGEMNKVITSARTEMSEFAPRLLTIKIHPDKIREVIGKGGATIRSITEETGTTIDITDDGTVVIASVNREAADAAKKRIEQIVSDVEPGRIYEGKVAKLMDFGAFVTILPGKDGLVHVSQISNERVEKVSDKLKEGDIVKVKVLEVDKQGRIRLSMKAVAEEEGVA; translated from the coding sequence GTGGCGAAAGTCAGCAAAACATTCCAGTACGGCAATCATCAGGTCACGCTGGAGACGGGCGAAATCGCCCGCCAGGCGACCGGTGCCGTCGTCGTCAGCATGTCCGGCACGGTCGTGCTGGTCGCCGTGGTCGCCGCTACCAAGGCGCGCGAAGGGCAGGATTTCTTCCCGCTCACGGTCGACTACCAAGAGAAGTTCTATTCGGCCGGCCGCATTCCCGGCGGATTCTTCAAGCGTGAAGGCCGTCCGACCGAAAAGGAAACGCTGACGTCGCGACTGATCGATCGTCCGGTCCGCCCGCTGTTTCCCGAGGAATTCAAGAACGAAGTCCAGGTCATCGCCAACGTGCTGTCGCTCAATCCCGAAGTGGACGGCGACATCCCGGCGCTGATCGGCGCTTCGGCCGCCCTGTCGCTGGCCGGCATCCCGTTCAAGGGACCGATCGGTGCGGCGCGCGTCGGCTATGCCAACGGGCAGTACCTGCTCAACCCGACCGTCAGCGAGCTCAAGACCTCCGACCTCGACCTGGTCGTCGCCGGCACCTCCAATGCCGTGCTGATGGTCGAGTCCGAGGCCAAGCTGCTGTCCGAGGACGTCATGCTCGGCGCGGTGGTGTTCGGCCACCAGCAGATGCAGACCGCGATCCGCGCGATCGCCGAGCTGGCCCAGGAAGCGGGCAAGCCGTCGTGGGACTGGCAGCCGCCGTCGCGCAACGACGCGATGGTCGCCGCGATCAAGAACACGCTGGGCGACAGCCTGGCCCAGGCGTTCCAGGTCCGTGACAAGCTGCAGCGCCGCGACGCGATCGCCGCGCTCAAGAAGGACATGCTCGAATCGCTCAAGGACACGGCGGAAGCCAGCGGCTGGCAGTCGGCCGACCTCGCCAAGGAGTTCGCCGAGCTCGAGTACCGCACGATGCGCGACAGCGTGCTGCAGACGAAGGTCCGCATCGACGGCCGCAATCTCGACGACGTGCGGCCGATCACCGTGCGCGTCGGCGTGCTGCCGCGGACCCACGGCTCGGCGCTGTTCACGCGCGGCGAGACGCAGGCCCTGGTCACCGTCACGCTCGGCACCACGCGTGACGCGCAGATCATCGACGCGCCGGAAGGCGAGTCGAAGGACCCGTTCCTGTTCCACTACAACTTCCCGCCGTTCTCGGTCGGCGAGACCGGCCGCATGGCCGGTCCGAAGCGCCGCGAGATCGGTCACGGCCGTCTGGCCAAGCGCGGCGTGCAGGCGGTCAAGCCGAGCATCGAGCAGTTCCCCTACGTGCTGCGCGTGGTTTCGGAGATCACCGAGTCCAACGGTTCCTCGTCGATGGCCTCGGTCTGCGGATCGTCGCTGGCGATGATGGATGCGGGCGTGCCGCTGAAGGCGCCGGTCGCCGGCATCGCGATGGGTCTGGTCAAGGAAGGCAGCGATTTCGTGGTGCTGTCGGACATCCTCGGTGACGAGGACCATCTGGGCGACATGGACTTCAAGGTCGCCGGCACCGCCGAAGGCATCAGCGCGCTGCAGATGGACATCAAGATCGACGGCATCACCGAGGAGATCATGCGTACGGCGCTGGCCCAGGCCCAGCGTGGCCGCCTGCACATCCTCGGCGAGATGAACAAGGTCATCACCAGTGCCCGCACGGAGATGAGCGAGTTCGCCCCGCGCCTGCTGACGATCAAGATCCACCCGGACAAGATCCGCGAAGTGATCGGCAAGGGCGGCGCGACGATCCGCTCGATCACCGAGGAGACCGGCACGACGATCGACATCACCGACGACGGCACCGTCGTCATCGCCTCGGTCAACCGCGAGGCCGCCGATGCCGCCAAGAAGCGCATCGAGCAGATCGTCTCCGACGTCGAGCCGGGCCGCATCTACGAGGGCAAGGTCGCCAAGCTGATGGACTTCGGTGCGTTCGTGACGATCCTGCCGGGCAAGGACGGTCTCGTCCACGTCTCGCAGATCTCCAACGAGCGCGTCGAGAAGGTCTCGGACAAGCTCAAGGAAGGCGACATCGTCAAGGTCAAGGTGCTCGAGGTCGACAAGCAGGGCCGTATTCGCCTGTCGATGAAGGCGGTGGCCGAGGAAGAAGGCGTCGCCTGA
- a CDS encoding TonB-dependent receptor, whose product MSKRVGVRLLPLVLSSIFAVSGAYAQTTSASLGGVVTDASGQPISGAEVLITHSASGTVSRAATDAAGRYAARGLRVGGPYTITITRGNETEVRENVFLQLGESNTISAQLSPTEKLEEIVVTGTANSSIFSAENMGTGTNISLAQIEALPSIGRNIQDYMRLDPRISQVSKADGAISAMGQNTRFNAIRIDGVSTNDPFGLESNNLPTERQPVSMDAIEEINIGLANYDVTTTGGTGAVVNAVTKSGTNDFHGSIYGAYRDKSMVGEDRNGRDFDGFKDEKTYGFTLGGPIVKDTLFFFVNYEKFKRRAPGPDLLNSPFGTGAISAEQISEVQRIARDVWGFDAGSLDGVNSLGTDIEEYAGKIDWNINENHRASFRYSKMEQNVAKLPGFSNNQISLNSYWYNQAKTFESYVGELFSDWSDVFSTEIKVSYRDYDSIRQPNSNLPHIRVDFGNNQLLFGTEQNTHVNIIQTKEKGAFFAGNLFLGDHTVKFGFDWTNNDIFNFYGRNLNGVYRFGSLELFEQGIPREYSYRAPRPGGSLADIPAAYELSNTGLFLQDSWAVNYNLNLTFGVRIDKPDFKGTPLYNARIEQLYGYNNTKLPEQEVIQPRFGFNYSFDSERPTQVRGGMGLFMGAPPNVWLAGVYQNTGLNYLEYTQNDSGGLGPIFSPDPRNQPISGNVGARQNVDIVDSNFKMPSVWKANVALDHELPWNGIVASVEFLAYWNKNGLYFERLDLGAPTATGPDGRTLYWSAAALDPGSWTCSSCLGNPSAGFARANRPSDIGDVMLAKNTKKGGGNQITLSLAQPMNDGGWSWMAAYTHTQAKEVSPLTSSQNTSNWNNTLIYQANEDVAYDSRYAFKHRVTGVLTKEFNFFGDNKTTASLVYEGRTGRPYSYVFWNDVNGDGRSFNDLFYVPSGPGDVIFRNPAEEAAFFEWLADHPEVARYGGRVMPANAMRAGWLNMFDLRFSQELPGFFDGHKAEFWFDIMNVGNLLNKKWGQIDDAGFNSNLAVANFAGIDPETGRYVYRFTGAQRLTTQEVNGDGVNTGVSRWSVQVGFRYRF is encoded by the coding sequence TTGAGCAAGCGGGTTGGCGTGCGGCTGCTGCCGCTGGTGCTGTCTTCGATCTTTGCCGTGTCCGGCGCCTATGCGCAGACGACGTCGGCGTCACTGGGCGGCGTGGTGACGGACGCGAGCGGCCAGCCGATTTCCGGCGCCGAAGTGCTGATCACGCACAGCGCGTCCGGCACGGTCAGCCGTGCGGCCACCGACGCGGCCGGCCGCTACGCGGCGCGCGGCCTGCGTGTCGGCGGTCCCTACACGATCACGATCACCCGCGGCAACGAAACCGAAGTTCGCGAGAACGTCTTCCTGCAGCTCGGCGAGTCCAACACGATCAGCGCCCAGCTCTCCCCGACGGAGAAGCTCGAGGAGATCGTCGTCACCGGCACCGCCAACAGCTCGATCTTCAGTGCCGAGAACATGGGAACCGGCACCAACATCTCGCTGGCGCAGATCGAGGCCCTGCCGTCGATCGGCCGCAACATCCAGGACTACATGCGCCTGGACCCGCGCATCTCGCAGGTCAGCAAGGCTGACGGCGCGATCTCGGCGATGGGCCAGAACACGCGCTTCAACGCGATCCGCATCGACGGCGTGTCGACCAACGATCCGTTCGGCCTGGAGTCGAACAACCTGCCGACCGAGCGCCAGCCCGTCTCGATGGATGCGATCGAGGAAATCAACATCGGCCTGGCCAACTACGACGTGACCACCACCGGCGGCACCGGCGCGGTCGTCAACGCGGTGACCAAGTCCGGTACCAACGACTTCCACGGCAGCATCTACGGCGCCTATCGCGACAAGAGCATGGTGGGCGAGGACCGCAATGGCCGGGATTTCGACGGCTTCAAGGACGAGAAGACCTACGGCTTCACGCTCGGCGGCCCGATCGTCAAGGACACGCTGTTCTTCTTCGTCAACTACGAGAAGTTCAAGCGCCGCGCGCCGGGCCCGGACCTGCTCAACTCGCCGTTCGGCACCGGCGCGATCAGCGCCGAGCAGATCTCCGAAGTCCAGCGCATCGCCCGTGACGTCTGGGGCTTCGACGCCGGCTCGCTCGACGGCGTGAACAGCCTCGGCACCGACATCGAGGAATACGCCGGCAAGATCGACTGGAACATCAACGAGAACCATCGCGCCTCGTTCCGCTACAGCAAGATGGAGCAGAACGTCGCCAAGCTGCCGGGCTTCTCCAACAACCAGATCTCGCTCAACTCGTACTGGTACAACCAGGCCAAGACGTTCGAGAGCTACGTGGGCGAGCTCTTCAGCGACTGGAGCGACGTCTTCTCGACCGAGATCAAGGTCTCCTACCGCGACTACGATTCGATCCGCCAGCCGAACTCGAACCTGCCGCACATCCGCGTCGACTTCGGCAACAACCAGCTCCTGTTCGGAACCGAGCAGAACACCCACGTCAACATCATCCAGACCAAGGAAAAGGGCGCGTTCTTCGCCGGCAACCTGTTCCTCGGCGACCATACGGTCAAGTTCGGCTTCGACTGGACCAACAACGACATCTTCAATTTCTACGGCCGCAACCTCAACGGCGTCTACCGTTTCGGCAGCCTGGAGCTGTTCGAGCAGGGCATCCCGCGCGAGTACTCCTACCGTGCGCCGCGTCCGGGCGGCAGCCTGGCCGATATCCCGGCCGCCTACGAGCTGTCCAACACCGGCCTGTTCCTGCAGGACAGCTGGGCCGTCAACTACAACCTCAACCTGACCTTCGGCGTCCGCATCGACAAGCCGGACTTCAAGGGCACGCCGCTGTACAACGCGCGCATCGAGCAGCTCTACGGCTACAACAACACCAAGCTGCCCGAGCAGGAAGTGATCCAGCCGCGCTTCGGCTTCAACTACAGCTTCGACAGCGAGCGCCCGACCCAGGTGCGCGGCGGCATGGGCCTGTTCATGGGCGCCCCGCCGAACGTCTGGCTGGCCGGCGTCTACCAGAACACCGGCCTGAACTACCTGGAGTACACGCAGAACGACAGCGGCGGCCTCGGCCCGATCTTCAGCCCCGATCCGCGCAACCAGCCGATCAGCGGCAACGTCGGCGCGCGCCAGAACGTCGACATCGTCGATTCGAACTTCAAGATGCCGTCGGTGTGGAAGGCCAACGTCGCCCTCGACCACGAGCTGCCCTGGAACGGCATCGTCGCCTCGGTCGAGTTCCTGGCGTACTGGAACAAGAACGGCCTGTACTTCGAGCGCCTGGACCTCGGCGCGCCGACGGCCACCGGCCCCGACGGCCGTACGCTCTACTGGAGCGCGGCCGCGCTCGATCCGGGTAGCTGGACCTGCTCGAGCTGCCTGGGCAATCCGTCCGCGGGCTTCGCGCGCGCCAACCGGCCGTCGGACATCGGCGACGTCATGCTGGCCAAGAACACCAAGAAGGGCGGCGGCAACCAGATCACGCTGAGCCTGGCGCAGCCGATGAACGACGGCGGCTGGTCGTGGATGGCGGCCTACACCCACACCCAGGCCAAGGAAGTCAGCCCGCTGACCAGCTCGCAGAACACCTCGAACTGGAACAACACGCTGATCTACCAGGCGAACGAGGACGTCGCCTACGACTCGCGCTACGCGTTCAAGCACCGCGTCACCGGCGTGCTGACGAAGGAGTTCAACTTCTTCGGCGACAACAAGACCACCGCCTCGCTGGTCTACGAAGGCCGCACCGGCCGTCCGTACAGCTACGTGTTCTGGAACGACGTCAACGGCGACGGCCGCTCGTTCAACGACCTGTTCTACGTGCCGTCCGGCCCGGGCGACGTGATCTTCCGCAACCCGGCCGAGGAAGCGGCGTTCTTCGAGTGGCTGGCCGATCATCCGGAAGTGGCGCGCTACGGCGGCCGCGTGATGCCGGCCAACGCGATGCGCGCCGGCTGGCTGAACATGTTCGACCTGCGCTTCAGCCAGGAGCTGCCCGGCTTCTTCGACGGGCACAAGGCCGAGTTCTGGTTCGACATCATGAACGTCGGCAACCTGCTCAATAAGAAGTGGGGCCAGATCGACGACGCCGGCTTCAACTCGAACCTGGCGGTCGCCAACTTCGCCGGTATCGACCCGGAGACCGGCCGCTACGTCTACCGCTTCACCGGTGCGCAGCGCCTGACCACGCAGGAAGTCAACGGCGACGGCGTCAACACCGGCGTGTCGCGCTGGTCGGTGCAGGTCGGTTTCCGCTACCGCTTCTGA